One Methylophaga marina DNA window includes the following coding sequences:
- a CDS encoding amidase family protein, whose protein sequence is MSQQNMTIAALQQAYQTGDLSPKQVIENALERCQQYLDHNIWIELFSMEQLQPYLDALENSSIEEKPLFGIPFAIKDNIELAGFPVTAGCEAYTYTPDKSAFVVQQLIDAGAIPLGKTNLDQFATGLVGVRSPEKWGPCHNSFDKDYISGGSSSGSAVAVALGLVSFSLGTDTAGSGRVPAAFNNLIGLKPTRGLLSTDGVVPACRSLDCVSIFSLTTDDANTVFNVAAEFDANDAFARPNLDTNKGNYGQLAESTFSFAVPKPDQLNFLVMQNMLSSLNKR, encoded by the coding sequence ATGTCACAACAAAATATGACCATTGCGGCATTGCAGCAGGCGTATCAAACTGGTGATTTATCGCCAAAACAAGTTATTGAGAATGCCTTAGAGCGTTGTCAGCAATACCTTGATCACAATATCTGGATCGAGTTATTCAGTATGGAACAACTTCAGCCTTATCTGGATGCTTTGGAAAACAGCAGTATTGAAGAAAAACCGTTATTTGGGATTCCCTTTGCCATCAAAGATAATATTGAGTTGGCTGGGTTCCCTGTCACGGCGGGCTGTGAGGCTTATACTTACACGCCCGATAAATCAGCCTTTGTTGTACAGCAATTGATTGATGCCGGAGCGATTCCGCTAGGTAAAACCAATCTTGACCAGTTTGCTACCGGGCTTGTGGGCGTGCGTTCGCCTGAAAAATGGGGACCATGCCATAACAGTTTTGATAAAGACTATATTTCTGGTGGCTCAAGTTCAGGCTCAGCAGTGGCTGTGGCATTAGGATTAGTCAGCTTTTCACTAGGTACAGATACAGCTGGGTCAGGACGTGTGCCAGCCGCCTTTAATAATCTGATTGGTTTAAAACCAACTCGTGGTTTATTGAGTACCGATGGTGTCGTGCCAGCCTGTCGTAGCTTGGATTGTGTATCTATTTTCAGCTTGACGACGGATGATGCCAATACCGTATTTAATGTCGCCGCTGAGTTTGATGCCAATGATGCGTTTGCCAGACCCAATCTGGATACCAATAAAGGTAACTACGGTCAGTTAGCCGAGAGTACGTTTAGTTTTGCTGTGCCAAAACCTGATCAGCTGAATTTTTTGGTGATGCAGAATATGCTGAGCAGTTTGAACAAGCGGTAA
- the uca gene encoding urea carboxylase yields the protein MFKKVLIANRGAIATRITRTLHEMNVQAVAIYAEADRDSLHVSAADESYSLGEGRASETYLNQQRIIEIAKQSGAEAIHPGYGFLSENPGFARLCEQNNIVFLGPTAEQMESFGLKHSARALAEENDVPLLPGTGLLTSLEDAVTQANDVGYPVMLKSTAGGGGIGMNRCDDEASLRQAFNSVKNLSANNFSNDGVFLEKFITRARHIEVQVIGDGEGHVLALGDRDCSSQRRNQKVIEEAPAPNIPDDVRAEMQEVAVRLMSAIHYRSAGTVEFVYDADNQQFYFLEVNTRLQVEHGVTEEVYGVDLVRWMVEVGAKESQLPATAPQPKGHAIQVRLYAEDPHKQFQPSSGLLTEVIWPKSEAIRVDYWVKAGIEVSPFYDPMLAKIISHADNRESAHTKLLAALDELQVYGIETNADYVGQILQDDAFLNAAVTTRYLDSFVYQPSTINVLSPGTMTTIQDYPARVGYWDIGVPPSGPFDSLSFRLGNRLLGNDESCAGLEITLSGPELSFNVATSIVVTGAELSIELNGEAQSPWQVISVQAGDKLKLGQVKGTGARAYLSVAGGIQCPEYLGSRSTFTLGQFGGHVGRTLKTGDVLHILPEQQVSDNAVMAAALQPEIEHHWDIHVVYGPHGAPDFFTDNDIEMFFSTDWKIHYNSSRTGVRLIGPRPEWARTDGGEAGLHPSNIHDNAYAVGSIDFTGDMPIILGPDGPSLGGFVCPATVITADLWKVGQLKAGDTVRFIPVSIETANALERAQNQAIDGLSQQSVSVEPAVIDTPVHAISKDASSGMDITYRLAGDHYLLVEFGEQTLDINLRFKVHALMLWLQEQAVTGILELTPGIRSLQVHYDSMVLSLDDLMTVLKQAEKDIQHVDDLDLPTRIVHIPISWDDEACRLASEKYMQSVRENAPWCPDNIEFIRRINGLDSVDDVKKIVFDASYLVMGLGDVYLGAPVATPMDPRHRLVTTKYNPARTWTAENSVGIGGSYLCVYGMEGPGGYQFIGRTLQMWNRYETTKEFTKPWLLRFFDQIQFYEVSHDELMQIRRDFIHGNYELKIEETRFNLKDYNAFIEQHQAEIDTFTSMRQKAFNEELERWKRDGLLHFDSGDQQAEVNEALLPLADNAISVDSPLNCSIWKIEVEEGQDVKEGDTLMILEAMKMEILVTAPQAGKVTSLSRKAGSQVGMGDRLLVLEVE from the coding sequence ATGTTTAAGAAAGTTCTAATTGCTAACCGTGGTGCCATCGCGACACGGATTACTCGCACTTTGCATGAGATGAATGTTCAGGCAGTCGCTATATATGCCGAAGCTGATCGAGACTCATTGCATGTCAGTGCTGCAGATGAAAGCTACTCACTTGGCGAAGGCCGTGCCAGTGAGACTTATCTTAATCAACAACGCATTATTGAGATTGCCAAACAGTCTGGTGCTGAAGCGATTCACCCCGGTTATGGTTTTCTGAGTGAAAACCCCGGATTCGCTCGTTTATGTGAACAAAACAATATTGTTTTTCTCGGCCCCACTGCAGAACAGATGGAGTCGTTTGGCCTGAAGCACAGTGCCCGGGCATTGGCAGAAGAGAACGATGTGCCTTTATTACCAGGCACAGGCTTATTAACCTCTTTAGAAGATGCCGTAACCCAAGCCAATGATGTCGGCTATCCCGTCATGCTCAAATCTACTGCTGGTGGCGGTGGTATCGGTATGAACCGTTGTGATGATGAAGCTTCATTACGTCAGGCGTTTAACTCAGTTAAAAACCTCAGTGCTAATAACTTTTCCAATGATGGGGTATTTCTTGAGAAATTTATTACTCGTGCCCGTCATATCGAAGTGCAGGTGATTGGTGACGGGGAAGGGCATGTTCTCGCCTTAGGTGATAGAGATTGTTCCAGCCAACGCCGTAATCAGAAAGTCATTGAAGAAGCGCCAGCACCTAATATTCCTGATGATGTGCGTGCTGAGATGCAGGAAGTCGCCGTCAGACTGATGTCTGCCATTCATTATCGCAGTGCCGGTACCGTGGAATTTGTCTACGACGCCGATAATCAACAGTTTTACTTCCTGGAAGTAAACACCCGGTTGCAAGTTGAGCATGGGGTCACGGAAGAAGTCTACGGCGTCGATCTGGTTCGCTGGATGGTCGAGGTCGGTGCGAAAGAGTCTCAATTACCTGCTACAGCACCTCAACCTAAAGGCCATGCGATTCAGGTGAGATTGTATGCTGAAGATCCGCATAAACAGTTTCAGCCGTCTTCAGGTTTACTGACAGAAGTCATCTGGCCAAAGAGTGAGGCCATTCGTGTTGATTATTGGGTGAAAGCCGGTATCGAAGTCTCTCCTTTTTATGACCCGATGTTAGCCAAAATTATCAGCCATGCTGATAACCGTGAGTCAGCTCATACAAAACTACTGGCAGCCCTGGATGAGTTACAGGTTTACGGTATTGAGACCAATGCCGATTATGTCGGTCAGATTTTACAAGATGATGCATTCTTAAACGCGGCGGTCACCACGCGTTATTTAGATAGTTTTGTCTATCAGCCTTCGACGATCAATGTCCTGTCACCAGGCACTATGACAACGATTCAGGATTATCCTGCACGTGTTGGTTATTGGGATATCGGTGTACCGCCGTCTGGGCCATTTGACAGTCTGTCATTCCGTTTAGGTAATCGTTTATTAGGTAATGATGAGTCCTGTGCGGGTCTGGAAATCACTTTGTCTGGGCCTGAACTAAGCTTTAACGTAGCGACCAGTATTGTGGTGACTGGCGCTGAACTGAGTATTGAGTTAAATGGTGAAGCGCAATCACCATGGCAAGTTATTTCAGTACAAGCCGGTGATAAGCTGAAATTAGGTCAGGTAAAAGGCACGGGCGCCAGAGCGTATCTATCAGTGGCTGGTGGTATTCAATGTCCGGAATATTTAGGTTCACGTTCTACGTTCACTTTAGGTCAGTTTGGTGGACATGTGGGACGTACCTTAAAAACAGGGGATGTATTACATATTCTGCCTGAACAGCAAGTCTCTGATAATGCGGTGATGGCAGCTGCTTTACAGCCTGAAATTGAGCATCATTGGGATATTCATGTGGTGTACGGGCCACATGGTGCACCCGACTTTTTCACTGATAATGATATCGAGATGTTCTTTTCCACAGACTGGAAAATTCATTACAACTCCAGTCGTACCGGCGTGCGTTTGATTGGGCCAAGACCAGAATGGGCAAGAACCGATGGCGGCGAAGCTGGTCTGCATCCTTCTAATATTCACGATAATGCCTACGCTGTTGGGTCTATCGACTTTACTGGGGATATGCCGATTATTCTTGGGCCAGATGGACCCTCTTTGGGTGGTTTTGTTTGTCCGGCAACCGTAATTACCGCTGATTTATGGAAAGTGGGCCAGTTAAAAGCAGGAGATACCGTTCGCTTTATACCTGTATCGATTGAAACAGCCAATGCCTTAGAGCGTGCACAAAATCAGGCGATTGATGGTTTAAGTCAACAATCAGTATCCGTAGAGCCTGCCGTTATAGATACGCCTGTTCATGCCATTAGCAAAGATGCTTCATCAGGGATGGATATCACCTACAGACTGGCAGGGGATCACTATCTCTTAGTCGAATTTGGTGAGCAAACCTTAGATATCAATCTGCGGTTTAAAGTACATGCCTTAATGTTGTGGTTACAGGAACAGGCGGTGACGGGCATTTTAGAGCTGACGCCAGGTATCCGTTCGCTGCAGGTGCACTATGACAGTATGGTGTTATCGCTTGATGACTTAATGACTGTATTAAAACAGGCAGAGAAAGATATCCAGCATGTGGATGACTTAGATTTACCCACGCGTATTGTGCATATCCCGATTTCCTGGGATGACGAAGCTTGTCGTTTAGCCAGCGAAAAATATATGCAATCAGTCAGAGAAAATGCACCGTGGTGTCCTGACAACATTGAGTTTATTCGCCGTATCAATGGTCTTGACTCAGTAGATGATGTGAAGAAGATCGTGTTTGATGCCAGTTATCTAGTGATGGGACTGGGTGATGTGTATCTCGGTGCGCCGGTGGCGACGCCAATGGATCCAAGACACCGTCTGGTAACGACAAAATACAATCCAGCCAGAACCTGGACCGCAGAAAACTCAGTGGGAATTGGTGGCTCGTATCTTTGTGTGTATGGCATGGAAGGGCCGGGTGGTTATCAGTTTATCGGACGTACTCTGCAAATGTGGAATCGTTACGAAACAACCAAAGAATTTACCAAGCCCTGGTTATTACGTTTCTTTGATCAAATTCAGTTTTATGAAGTCAGCCATGATGAGTTAATGCAGATTCGTCGTGACTTTATTCATGGTAACTATGAACTCAAGATTGAAGAAACACGCTTCAATTTAAAAGACTACAACGCCTTTATTGAACAACATCAAGCTGAAATTGATACGTTCACCAGCATGCGTCAGAAAGCCTTTAATGAAGAATTAGAACGTTGGAAACGTGATGGTTTATTGCATTTTGATAGTGGTGATCAACAAGCCGAAGTGAATGAAGCTTTATTGCCTCTGGCAGACAATGCGATATCAGTGGATAGCCCATTGAATTGCAGTATCTGGAAAATCGAAGTGGAAGAGGGGCAAGACGTGAAAGAAGGCGACACCTTGATGATTTTAGAAGCGATGAAAATGGAAATTCTGGTGACAGCACCGCAGGCAGGTAAAGTGACTTCACTTTCCAGAAAAGCAGGATCACAAGTAGGTATGGGTGACCGTTTATTAGTGTTGGAGGTTGAATAA
- a CDS encoding urea amidolyase associated protein UAAP2, producing the protein MIKESNLNPEKASYREEVLAGDYWMHELKAGETLRIVDSHGNQAADTLFYSAADPSERYSAIDTLREQGNVYLTAGTTLLSNLGNPMLEITADTCGRHDTLGGACATESNTVRYSLEKKTMHACRDSWMLAVAENEHFGVSKRDITHNINFFMNVPVTEDGQLTFADGISEAGKYVEMTAKMDVIVLISNCPQLNNPCNAYNPTPVEVVIWS; encoded by the coding sequence GTGATTAAAGAAAGTAATTTAAACCCTGAAAAAGCCAGCTATCGTGAAGAAGTGTTAGCAGGCGATTATTGGATGCATGAGCTCAAAGCCGGCGAAACGCTGCGAATTGTTGATTCACATGGTAATCAGGCCGCTGATACCCTGTTTTACAGTGCGGCTGATCCCAGTGAAAGATACAGTGCAATTGATACGTTACGTGAACAAGGTAATGTTTATCTCACTGCAGGAACAACCCTGTTGTCAAATCTTGGCAATCCTATGTTAGAAATTACAGCAGACACCTGTGGCCGACATGACACGCTGGGCGGTGCCTGTGCCACAGAATCTAACACCGTGCGTTATTCACTGGAGAAAAAGACCATGCATGCCTGCCGTGATAGCTGGATGCTGGCGGTCGCTGAAAATGAACATTTTGGTGTCAGCAAACGTGATATCACTCATAACATTAATTTCTTCATGAATGTTCCTGTAACAGAAGACGGTCAACTGACCTTTGCTGATGGTATTTCCGAAGCCGGTAAATATGTAGAAATGACAGCGAAGATGGATGTGATTGTGCTGATATCTAACTGTCCACAGTTGAACAACCCTTGTAACGCTTATAACCCAACCCCTGTAGAAGTGGTTATCTGGAGCTAA
- a CDS encoding allophanate hydrolase-related protein, with translation MESLGGEKHFIDFEPFFTAARLLYEGPWVAERRVATEGVNRQAMLQVIQDILATQEDARADDLFKAEYKLQACRQQVRDVLQSYDFILTPTAGTTYTIEQVQADPIKLNSNLGHYTNFMNLLDCSAIAVPTGFISSGLPFGVTLFSRAFSDARLLSYANLMQQTLRLPLGAMDVACPDSSAAISSCGDRITVAVCGAHLQGQPLNYQLTERGGVFLEKTVTANTYKLYALAGGPPKRPGLVRDESGSEIEMELWSLPTATLGSFLAGIAAPLGLGKLEVKDGRWVTGFICESYGLEQATDITSFRSWRKYLLNK, from the coding sequence CTGGAAAGCCTGGGTGGTGAGAAACACTTTATCGATTTCGAACCATTCTTTACTGCGGCCAGACTGCTTTATGAAGGCCCTTGGGTGGCGGAGCGTCGTGTGGCAACAGAAGGCGTCAACAGACAAGCTATGCTGCAAGTCATTCAGGATATTCTGGCGACACAGGAAGATGCCCGAGCAGATGACTTATTTAAAGCGGAATATAAGTTACAGGCTTGCCGACAGCAGGTAAGAGACGTGTTGCAAAGCTATGATTTTATTCTGACGCCAACAGCTGGCACCACCTATACCATTGAACAGGTACAGGCTGACCCGATAAAACTTAATAGTAATCTGGGGCATTACACTAACTTTATGAACCTGCTCGATTGCAGTGCGATAGCGGTACCGACAGGATTTATTTCATCGGGTTTACCGTTTGGTGTGACCTTATTTTCACGTGCTTTTAGTGATGCCCGATTATTAAGTTATGCCAATTTGATGCAGCAGACATTACGATTGCCTTTAGGTGCGATGGATGTTGCCTGCCCAGATTCATCAGCGGCTATCTCAAGCTGTGGTGATCGTATCACTGTCGCTGTGTGTGGAGCGCATTTACAAGGACAACCACTCAATTATCAATTGACAGAGCGGGGCGGCGTATTTTTAGAGAAAACGGTAACAGCTAACACCTATAAGCTTTATGCCTTAGCGGGTGGTCCGCCCAAAAGACCTGGATTAGTTCGTGATGAAAGCGGGTCAGAGATTGAAATGGAACTTTGGTCTTTACCCACAGCAACGTTAGGCTCTTTTCTGGCAGGCATTGCAGCCCCATTAGGTTTGGGCAAGCTTGAAGTAAAAGATGGACGCTGGGTTACAGGGTTTATCTGTGAGTCTTATGGCCTTGAGCAGGCGACCGACATTACATCTTTCAGATCTTGGCGTAAGTATTTGCTGAATAAATAA
- a CDS encoding LTA synthase family protein, translating to MSKYKNNLFFDLYFIFSSAFILMLLQTLLRGVLLWRNNDLTASIPSHDLIHAFLTGLRFDLIVTVYALLPLIIGLLFRKGLSNRKAYTVWLTFVSSVMIFLAIVELDFYHEFHTRLNSLVFEYMKEDPATVLSMIWYGFPVVTYLIIIGLMITALFCIFTVNSRINQAKSTDKTRYSLRMTAFLVVLLISVVAARGTLRQGPPLRWGDAFQSNYLFANHLGLNGVYTLAKAVIGTKKGDNKWLKKMPLADADSTVEEMILTPSDQLIDPEYSPVLRSYHARVGLTQKPLNVVFILMESFSGEYVGALGHDEGITPEFDKLAKQGLLFNRFFSNGTHTHQGMFTSLACFPNLPHYEYLMQQPEGSNHFSGLIQMTADRGYQSMYIYNGDFAWDNQKGFFGAQGMQHFIGRHDFVNPVFSDPTWGVSDQDMFDRATEELQKMPKDKPFFAFLQTLSNHTPYALPTQLPIAKVTGHGELNEHLTAMRYADWALGQFFKKVAKSNYFDNTLFVLVGDHGFSTPNQVTDIDMLKFHVPLLVIGPDVVRKYGHTNSTVGAQVDIAPTVAGLMGGDTTYNCWGRDLLNINDAGFAVIKPSGSDPTTAIIDDNKVLVKSTDNNATLYNYELLPKASANTLHDAVDTEKLEHRLDAYIVSATSTLLRGKAGIKTPDNRVAVN from the coding sequence ATGTCAAAATATAAAAACAACTTATTCTTTGATCTTTATTTTATTTTTAGTTCGGCATTCATTTTAATGCTGTTACAGACGCTACTAAGAGGCGTTCTCTTATGGCGAAACAATGATCTGACAGCCAGCATTCCCAGTCATGATCTTATTCATGCTTTTCTTACCGGGCTTCGCTTTGATTTGATTGTCACTGTTTATGCGCTGCTGCCATTAATAATTGGCTTACTGTTTAGAAAAGGTTTAAGCAACCGTAAAGCCTATACAGTCTGGCTTACCTTCGTTTCCAGCGTGATGATCTTTCTCGCTATCGTTGAGCTCGACTTTTATCATGAGTTTCATACACGGCTGAACAGCCTGGTTTTTGAATATATGAAGGAAGATCCGGCAACAGTATTAAGCATGATTTGGTATGGGTTTCCTGTCGTCACTTACCTCATCATTATCGGTCTAATGATCACGGCATTATTTTGTATCTTTACTGTAAACAGCCGGATTAACCAAGCCAAGTCCACTGATAAAACTCGATACAGCCTCAGAATGACGGCATTTCTCGTCGTATTGTTAATATCAGTCGTGGCCGCACGAGGCACATTACGTCAGGGACCACCACTGCGTTGGGGTGATGCCTTCCAGAGTAATTATCTTTTTGCCAATCATTTGGGCTTAAACGGGGTTTATACATTAGCTAAAGCCGTTATCGGTACCAAAAAAGGTGATAATAAATGGCTCAAGAAAATGCCATTAGCTGATGCCGACAGTACTGTCGAGGAAATGATTCTAACGCCATCTGATCAACTTATAGACCCCGAGTACTCACCAGTATTACGTAGTTATCATGCACGTGTGGGTTTAACCCAAAAACCATTAAATGTTGTGTTCATTCTGATGGAAAGCTTCAGCGGTGAATATGTCGGTGCTTTAGGTCATGATGAAGGCATCACACCAGAATTCGACAAACTCGCCAAACAAGGCCTGTTATTCAATCGCTTTTTCTCAAACGGCACACACACTCACCAAGGTATGTTTACTTCATTAGCGTGCTTTCCTAACTTGCCTCACTATGAGTATTTAATGCAACAGCCTGAAGGCAGTAACCATTTTTCCGGTTTGATACAAATGACAGCCGACAGGGGTTATCAAAGTATGTACATCTATAACGGTGACTTTGCCTGGGATAATCAAAAAGGCTTTTTTGGTGCCCAGGGTATGCAGCATTTTATTGGCAGACATGATTTTGTGAATCCTGTTTTCTCAGATCCTACCTGGGGCGTATCTGATCAGGATATGTTCGACCGGGCTACCGAAGAGTTACAAAAAATGCCTAAAGACAAGCCATTTTTTGCCTTTTTACAGACTTTATCCAATCATACCCCATATGCCTTACCTACCCAGCTGCCTATTGCAAAAGTGACAGGTCACGGTGAGTTGAATGAACATTTAACGGCAATGCGATATGCCGACTGGGCATTAGGTCAGTTTTTCAAAAAAGTAGCCAAATCAAATTATTTCGATAACACACTCTTTGTTTTAGTGGGTGATCATGGTTTTAGCACGCCCAATCAAGTCACTGATATTGATATGCTTAAATTTCATGTGCCGCTGTTAGTGATTGGTCCAGATGTTGTCAGAAAATATGGTCACACTAACTCAACGGTCGGCGCTCAAGTCGATATTGCACCGACAGTCGCGGGTTTAATGGGTGGAGATACCACTTATAACTGCTGGGGCCGTGATTTATTAAATATTAATGACGCCGGATTTGCTGTCATTAAACCATCAGGCTCAGATCCAACCACAGCTATCATTGATGATAATAAAGTGCTGGTTAAATCAACAGACAACAATGCAACGTTATATAACTATGAGTTATTACCAAAAGCTTCTGCAAACACGCTTCATGACGCTGTTGACACAGAGAAACTGGAGCATCGTTTAGATGCCTATATTGTATCTGCCACATCGACTTTATTACGAGGTAAAGCCGGTATAAAAACACCAGATAACCGCGTTGCTGTAAATTGA
- a CDS encoding methyl-accepting chemotaxis protein yields MQFIKNLPIGKKIFSVVVILGLTQLLISAFAIFKMNDISSEFSVIYQMSLPLEKNVAEARQLQLKKASELQTLMIDAKSGARRKVIKEHFAKIEAITLQTNQAMQDIVAILNASKDKALDADLQADVASLEENTAKVVEQQANYQKYVDSAIQIIKRGGSMSGGGYLSKDEQAQLVAIEAKLFESLQAMQASIDNITNRSVTNVKDLQSSSLLSLIAMAVVSLVVGIFISKIIISNIVTPIKGVMSVLTTMAQDNDLTKRMNFASKDEVGAMGNAFNSFVEKLQKLVMGITDASEQLSTAAEETSVVSRSTNQNIAQQKNETTHVASAITQMTATVQEVANSAEKASAAAIKGDKDSESGRQVVEEIVASINNLADEINSSTSVIRTLKSDSENIGTVLDVIKNIAEQTNLLALNAAIEAARAGDQGRGFAVVADEVRSLAQKTQDSTKEIEDLILTLQQGSDNAVSSMELNKTSIEGLVAKAVNATNSLKEITNSVSSITEMNTLIATAAEQQSHVVNEINNNVLNIQQVSENTAEGSEQVSQASQEIAQLSERLTNMVRQFKVS; encoded by the coding sequence ATGCAGTTTATTAAGAATCTTCCTATTGGGAAAAAGATTTTCAGTGTGGTGGTTATTCTTGGGCTAACGCAGCTGCTGATTTCAGCCTTTGCTATTTTTAAAATGAATGACATTTCAAGCGAATTTTCTGTCATCTATCAAATGTCGTTACCGCTTGAGAAGAATGTGGCTGAAGCCCGCCAGCTCCAGCTAAAGAAGGCCTCTGAACTACAAACACTAATGATTGATGCCAAATCTGGTGCCAGAAGAAAAGTTATCAAAGAGCATTTTGCCAAGATCGAAGCTATCACGCTGCAAACTAATCAGGCTATGCAGGATATTGTGGCCATTCTTAATGCATCCAAAGACAAAGCGTTAGATGCTGATCTTCAGGCTGATGTGGCGAGTTTGGAAGAAAATACGGCTAAAGTTGTTGAACAGCAAGCCAATTACCAGAAGTATGTCGATAGTGCGATTCAAATCATCAAGCGCGGTGGCAGTATGTCAGGTGGTGGTTATCTCTCAAAAGACGAACAAGCTCAGTTAGTGGCTATTGAAGCGAAGCTGTTTGAAAGCTTACAAGCCATGCAAGCCAGTATTGATAACATTACCAATCGTTCGGTCACTAATGTCAAGGATCTGCAAAGTTCGAGTTTACTCAGCCTGATTGCGATGGCGGTGGTATCTTTGGTTGTTGGTATCTTCATTTCCAAAATTATTATCAGCAATATCGTTACCCCCATTAAAGGTGTCATGAGCGTGCTGACGACGATGGCTCAGGATAATGATTTAACAAAACGCATGAATTTTGCCAGTAAAGATGAAGTCGGTGCGATGGGCAATGCCTTCAATAGCTTTGTCGAAAAATTACAAAAACTGGTCATGGGCATCACTGACGCTTCTGAACAATTATCGACAGCAGCCGAAGAAACGTCGGTAGTCAGTCGTTCAACTAATCAGAATATTGCACAACAGAAAAATGAAACAACGCATGTCGCATCAGCGATTACACAAATGACAGCGACCGTTCAGGAAGTGGCGAATAGTGCTGAAAAAGCCTCAGCGGCCGCAATCAAAGGCGATAAAGACTCAGAGTCTGGAAGACAAGTTGTCGAAGAAATCGTCGCTTCGATTAACAATCTTGCGGACGAAATTAACTCATCTACATCGGTCATCAGAACATTAAAGTCTGATAGTGAAAACATTGGGACTGTACTGGATGTAATCAAAAATATTGCTGAACAAACCAATTTACTGGCGTTAAATGCGGCCATCGAAGCAGCCCGGGCCGGTGATCAGGGACGGGGGTTTGCTGTTGTGGCTGATGAAGTGCGCTCATTAGCCCAAAAAACCCAGGACTCAACAAAAGAAATTGAAGATCTGATTCTCACTCTCCAACAAGGTTCGGATAATGCTGTGAGCTCAATGGAGTTGAATAAGACCAGTATTGAGGGCTTAGTCGCTAAGGCTGTGAATGCAACTAACTCACTGAAGGAAATAACAAATTCTGTCAGTTCGATAACTGAGATGAATACACTGATCGCCACGGCCGCCGAGCAACAAAGTCATGTTGTGAATGAAATTAATAACAATGTTCTCAACATTCAACAGGTATCAGAAAATACGGCCGAAGGTTCAGAGCAGGTATCACAAGCTAGTCAGGAAATTGCTCAGCTAAGTGAAAGACTCACTAATATGGTGAGACAATTTAAAGTGTCTTAA
- a CDS encoding urea amidolyase associated protein UAAP1 — MSEKQNDLIYEDTLPGGTHWSMLVRKGTTLRLIDKEGGANVGMLFYNPMNKLERYNAPDTLKCQHTFKLTKGHCLYSDMGHVFCSIIDDSVGWHDTVGGNLSTEKMKNRWADRSYQEAGNDWTLSGEHAFLVELAKYGMNRRDMAANLNLFSQVKTDADGNMQFVENNSKAGDFIDLRFEMDTLVIFHTCPHPMNTAETYPKHPVIYQLRESAPVTEDDECVNHCAENQRGFENNRIYHQCGHHH, encoded by the coding sequence ATGAGCGAGAAACAAAACGATCTGATTTATGAGGATACATTGCCTGGTGGCACGCATTGGTCAATGTTAGTCAGAAAGGGCACAACACTGCGTCTGATTGATAAAGAGGGCGGTGCGAATGTCGGTATGCTCTTCTACAACCCGATGAATAAGCTGGAGCGTTACAACGCGCCAGACACCTTGAAATGTCAACATACATTCAAGCTGACGAAAGGCCATTGTTTGTACTCAGATATGGGACATGTATTTTGCTCTATCATCGATGACAGCGTTGGTTGGCACGATACTGTAGGCGGAAACCTTTCCACTGAGAAAATGAAAAACCGTTGGGCTGATAGAAGTTATCAGGAAGCGGGCAATGACTGGACCTTAAGTGGCGAACATGCATTTTTGGTGGAGTTAGCCAAATACGGCATGAACCGTCGTGATATGGCGGCCAATCTGAATTTGTTCAGTCAGGTCAAAACCGATGCTGATGGCAATATGCAGTTTGTTGAAAACAATAGTAAAGCCGGTGACTTCATCGATTTACGTTTTGAGATGGATACGCTGGTTATCTTCCATACCTGCCCACACCCGATGAATACCGCTGAAACCTACCCCAAACATCCCGTTATCTATCAGTTAAGAGAATCTGCACCGGTGACTGAAGATGACGAATGCGTGAATCACTGTGCAGAGAATCAGCGTGGTTTTGAGAATAACCGTATCTACCATCAATGCGGTCATCATCATTAA